The Primulina eburnea isolate SZY01 chromosome 8, ASM2296580v1, whole genome shotgun sequence genome contains a region encoding:
- the LOC140839256 gene encoding methyl-CpG-binding domain-containing protein 2-like, with amino-acid sequence MEQSPSSSANKVWESVTIYTVQCASCSKWRLVPSKEKYEEIRETINEQPFMCDIARQWRPDISCEKESDVKREDQNWVWAMDKPNIPRTPKGWQRIIRARAEGGTKFADVYYVTPSNKRLRSMVELSRYLGEHPQLAQDGVTTSQFSFQPPVRFVDNHVAKRRARSSSRDKQET; translated from the exons ATGGAACAAAGTCCAAGCAGCTCGGCAAATAAGGTTTGGGAATCTGTCACGATATATACAGTCCAGTGTGCCTCATGTTCAAAGTGGAGGCTCGTCCCGTCGAAGGAGAAATATGAGGAAATAAGAGAGACAATCAATGAACAGCCTTTCATGTGTGATATAGCCAGGCAGTGGAGACCTGATATATCATGCGAGAAGGAATCTGATGTCAAACGGGAGGATCAAAACTGGGTATGGGCAATGGACAAGCCCAACATTCCTCGGACTCCTAAGGGATGGCAACGCATTATAAGAGCTCGAGCGGAAGGAGGCACGAAATTCGCTGACGTGTATTATGTGACACCGTCCAACAAGAGATTACGTTCAATGGTGGAACTTAGTCG GTACCTTGGTGAGCATCCGCAGCTTGCACAAGACGGTGTCACCACATCTCAGTTTTCGTTTCAACCCCCGGTACGATTTGTTGATAATCATGTTGCGAAAAGGCGAGCTCGCTCTTCATCACGTGACAAACAAGAGACATAA